The genomic DNA CGTGCGCACCGCGCCGGTGTTCACCCCCTCCCCCTTCGCCGGGGTCGAGGGCGCCGGCGCGCGCGGCTGGGCTCATGAACTGGCTGTGACCGGCACCCCGACCGACGGCAACGACACGCTGACCAGCGATGACGCCGCGGACAACATCAACGGTGGGGCCGGCAACGACATCCTGATCGGCAACGGCGGCAACGACACGCTGATCGGCGGCATCGGCCACGACACCATGGACGGCGGCGCCGGGGCCGACGTGTTCGACGGCGGTGACGGTTTCGACGTCGTCACCTACGAGAACGCCACCACCGGCATGGTCATCGACATCGGCAACCCGGCGAACAGCACGGGCGACGCCGCGGGCGACAGCTTCACGGGCATCGAGCGCTGGATCGGCTCCAACTTCGCCGACACCATGGTGGCCGGCAACGACCCCGTGTGGTTCTGGGGCCATGCCGGCGACGACGTGGAGATCGGCGGCGCCGGCAACGACACGATGGAGAGCGGCGACGGCAACGACACCGTCCACGGCGGCGCCGGTGACGACCAGATCTACAGCCGCGCCGACAACGACGTGCTCTACGGCGAGGCCGGCAACGACCTGATCTACGGCGGCTGGGGCAACGACATGCTCGACGGCGGCGACGGCAACGACACCCTGTTCGGTGAAGGGGATACCGACACCATGTACGGGGGCGCCGGCGACGACAGCATGGACGGCGGCCAAGGCAACGATCTGATGTATGGCGGCGATGGCAACGACACGCTGATCGGCGGCATCGGCCACGACACCATGGAGGGCGGCGCCGGAGCCGACGTGTTCGACGGCGGCGACGGCTTCGACGAGGTGACCTACGCGAACGCCACCGCGGGCGTCGTGCTGGATCTGCGCAACCCGGCGAACAGCACGGGCGACGCCGCGGGTGACACCTTCACCAACATCGAGCGCTGGATCGGCAGCGAGTTCGACGACCGGCTGGTCGGCAACGACAACGGCGTCTGGTTCTGGGGCCATGGCGGCAACGATGTCGAGATCGGCGGCGCCGGCAACGACACGATGGAAAGCGGCATCGGCAACGACACGATCTACGGCGGCGGCGGCGACGACCGGGCCTTCGGGCGGGCCGACGACGACATGCTCTACGGCGAGGCCGGCAACGACCTGCTGGCCGGCGGCGGCGGCAACGACATGCTCGATGGCGGCACCGGCAACGACACGCTGATCGGCGATTGGGGCGTCGACACGATGATCGGCGGCGACGGTGACGACGTTTTCTACAGCGGCGCGCATGATCCCCTGCCGGAGGCCGACATCATCCAGGGCGGTGCCGGCAACGACACCTTCATCATCGCCGCGCAGAGCGACGCCGGCACGGTCTCCTACGATGGCGGCGAGGGCACCGACACGCTGCGCATCAGCTCCGACAACGTCGCCGATCCGGAGAACAAGATCACCACGGCGACGCCGCAGATCGACATCTCCGGCATGACCCTGACCAGCGTGGAGAGGCTGGAACTGGTCGGCAGCGTCCGTCATGCGGTGACGATGAGCGCCGCCCAGGCCAACGGCTTCGCCAGCATCACCGGCGCCACCGGCGGCGATGTCTTCACCATCGCCGGAACGGCCATGACGGGCGCGGTCACCGCCGGCAACGGCAGCCAGCTCACCGCCGGGCAGGTCCAGGCCGAGACGGTGAACGGCGTCACCTATCTGCGCATCGGCACCGACGCCACGGCGGGTGCCGACGTGACCCTGCGCTTCGCCGGCGGCTTCACGGCGGACCAGTTCCAGGTCAGCGGCAGCGGGATCACCCTGAGCGGGACCCCGTCGACCCCGCCGACCACCACCCCGCCGACCACCGAACCGCCCACCACGGAACCGCCGACCACGACGCCCCCCACCACGGAGCCGCCGACCACCACCCCGCCGGTCGACGACCGTCCTTCGACCGCCATGCAGCGCATCGTGAACGGCGTGACCGAGGACGTGAAGGCCTACGCCTACGAGGGGCCGGTCTCCACCCTGCAGTGGAGCTTCCTGGGCGACTCCCGCAGCGAGGTGCTGGGCGGGTCGGACGGCAACGACTTCCTGAACCTGCTGGGCGGCGACGATGCGGCCGCGGGCGGGGCCGGTGACGACGTGCTGGACGGCGGCTCGGGCTCCAACTGGCTGATCGGCGGTTCGGGCAAGGACACCTTCTTCGTCGACGGCCGCGGCACGGAGGTCACCTGGTCCACCGTCACCGACCTGGAGCAGGGCGAGTGGTCCACCCTCTGGGGCTACAAGGAAGGCACCTCCACCCTGCGCTGGGAGGAGATGGACGGCGCCGAAGGCTACAAGGGCGCGACGGTCCATTGCGACATCGACGGCAACGGCACCATCGATGCCAGCATGACCTTCGCCGGCAAGAGCGTGGGCGCCATGACCACGACGACCGGCACCATGGGCGACCAGAACTACATCGCCTTCATCAGCCTGTGATCTGAAGCGGTCCGAAACGCGCCGGCCTGGAGTCATCCTCCAGGCCGGCGTTTTCATGACGGAAGCGCCGGAGGCGGCACCCCATCCGGATGATCGGCTCCCCCGAAATCGCAAACCCTTTTATCTCCTTACCCGGAGCACCCCCTTGAAGTTTAATATCTGTGTTCTGAGGTCATATATAAACGAAATATCATAGGACGTTGAGATTCCCCTTTATCTTGCAAGATAACCCGACGACTATGTTTCATTGAAGACGAAGAGTTATTTCTTCTTGGGCAATTGCAGAAGCCCTCTCCGAAAGCGCATGTGATTGGGTGTCGCGCTTCCCCGTATTCGCGAACCCCCCGCAACCGCGAACAATGCGATCGGGCGCCCCAGCGATCACAACAGAATGCACGGAGAGTTTCCCTTGAACGAAGTCATCATCGCGGACGCTGGACTTGAGGATCTCGACGGGCTGCTCAGCCGC from Azospirillum brasilense includes the following:
- a CDS encoding DUF4347 domain-containing protein translates to MNEVIIADAGLEDLDGLLSHRRPDVQVTLVSATDDGHAVLAAALAARPSVLHLVAHGEPGRVLLGAQPLDARSLLDRSWPDARGTEIHLHACHAGAGAEGRLLLDRLAAATGAAVAASSGPVGPAARGASWKLDVRTAPVFTPSPFAGVEGAGARGWAHELAVTGTPTDGNDTLTSDDAADNINGGAGNDILIGNGGNDTLIGGIGHDTMDGGAGADVFDGGDGFDVVTYENATTGMVIDIGNPANSTGDAAGDSFTGIERWIGSNFADTMVAGNDPVWFWGHAGDDVEIGGAGNDTMESGDGNDTVHGGAGDDQIYSRADNDVLYGEAGNDLIYGGWGNDMLDGGDGNDTLFGEGDTDTMYGGAGDDSMDGGQGNDLMYGGDGNDTLIGGIGHDTMEGGAGADVFDGGDGFDEVTYANATAGVVLDLRNPANSTGDAAGDTFTNIERWIGSEFDDRLVGNDNGVWFWGHGGNDVEIGGAGNDTMESGIGNDTIYGGGGDDRAFGRADDDMLYGEAGNDLLAGGGGNDMLDGGTGNDTLIGDWGVDTMIGGDGDDVFYSGAHDPLPEADIIQGGAGNDTFIIAAQSDAGTVSYDGGEGTDTLRISSDNVADPENKITTATPQIDISGMTLTSVERLELVGSVRHAVTMSAAQANGFASITGATGGDVFTIAGTAMTGAVTAGNGSQLTAGQVQAETVNGVTYLRIGTDATAGADVTLRFAGGFTADQFQVSGSGITLSGTPSTPPTTTPPTTEPPTTEPPTTTPPTTEPPTTTPPVDDRPSTAMQRIVNGVTEDVKAYAYEGPVSTLQWSFLGDSRSEVLGGSDGNDFLNLLGGDDAAAGGAGDDVLDGGSGSNWLIGGSGKDTFFVDGRGTEVTWSTVTDLEQGEWSTLWGYKEGTSTLRWEEMDGAEGYKGATVHCDIDGNGTIDASMTFAGKSVGAMTTTTGTMGDQNYIAFISL